Genomic segment of Synechococcus sp. A15-28:
AGGTTTCGTGATGGCCCTGGGCTAGTGGCTGGCCGGGCTGCTGTGCGCGATCACGATCATCGGGCTGCCCTGGGCGCGCTCCTGCTTTGTGATCGGCAGGTTCTCGCTATGGCCGTTCGGGCAGGAAGCCGTGAACCGCGAGGAATTGAGCGGACGCGGTGATCTGAGCACAGGGCCGCTGGGGCTGATCGGCAACGTGCTCTTGTTTCTGGTGGCGGGCTGGTGGTTGGCGATCGGCCACCTCAGCTCCGCCCTCGCCTGTTTCGTGAGCATCGTGGCCATTCCCTTCGGAATTCAGCACATCAAGCTGGCTTTGATCGCGTTGAAACCCGTTGGCATGACAGTGGTGCCGGTGCGGTCGGCGGGCTGAATGGCCTCAATCCAGCGATGGCGGCGTGAAGGTGTCGGCCACCGCCACGATCCAACGGGCAGCAGCAGCCGCCACCTTTTCCTTGGTGACGTTGAACTCCAGGTCGTGGCCTGCGGAGAGCAGATCGGGAATGATCGTTTGCCAGGCCATGCCGGCGGCACTGGCTTTGAGATCACCGATCAGCACAAAAGCCTTGGCAGCACCGGCCACCGCAGCGGTGTACTCGGCATTGGCCGACACCTTGCTGCGATACCAGTCGCTCACCTGATCACGCTGGGCCTTGCTCAGAAACGGCGGTGCCCCCACCAAATAGGCATCAAGCACCAGCATCGGGCTGGGCACGCTCTGGCCGGGATGCTTGAGCGCAAACCAGGCCTGGCCGATTGAGGCCGCATCGGGCCAATGGCAGAGGATCGCGGCGTCCTGACTGTCGAGTGAACGCTGCGCCGCCAGCGCATCAATGCGTTCGAGCAATTCCGGACCAGTGACCGGCGGCTCGGTGCGGGAGTGTTCAGCCCGGGCTTCATTGATCGCCTCAGCCACCGCCGCTTCGTTCTGCCCCAACTGCTGCAGAGCCCGCTTGAGGTTGGCATCGGCATCGGCGGGACTGGTCAAGGGTGATCGCGCAGGGGTGAATCCACGATGTCATTGATGATCATCTCGTCGTCGCAGGCGAGCCCCATCCCACGACGCTGTCGACAGGATGTCTCTCAGCTGATCAAGAACAGCTTGCTTTTGATCATTCCAAGCCCCCTGCTTCACAGTGATCAGATACTCATGTTGAACGCCAGTTCCCCTGATGCGTGAAGCTGCAATCGCCAGGTCGTCGTAACCAAGTGGGAAAGCAGCATCGGGAGTCAACCCGAGAATGCCCTCAGAAACGAACAGAAGAAAATCAAACAGCACCGGGCTGAAGTATTCGTCATCCGGATTCAGGTCACCGCACGACACCATCTGGTCTCTGGTCTGCGGCGTATAGGTCACAAACGAGAAGCACAACGGATGGCCCGTGTTCTGCAGGTACAAACCTCTGAAACGCTGGCGACTCATCGGTGGGATTCCGGATTCATGCCAGGCCTTTGAGCCACATCACTGCGGGCGGGCTGCTTCATCACGTCAGGGCCAAGGTTGAGATCAGGCTTCAGCCGTAGGGCCATCCACAGAAGCATGGCGGCACACTCATCATCTGTGGAGCCGTAGTCGTATTGCCAATCCTTCACCATCGCCACGAGCTCCTGCTGGGCATGGCGGATGAATTCATCAGTCCATTCCTGCATCCTCTTGCCCTCCACTCAGCGCAAGGCATCAGCGCAAAGCAGACGCCATCTCAATCTTGATCAAGCTCGTCGTCTTGAACGTAGAAGGGTTCATCGATTCCGGGCTCATTGTTCTGCAGAACAAAATCTTTCAAACAATCATCGCTTTCAAACACAAACAGATCGTCCTGTTCAGGATGCACACCCTGCATCTCGGGATGGCGATTCACAAGACGCGTGATCTTGCGGCGCTCCCGCACAAATCCCGATCCCTTTTCAACCAGATAAACCAACAAAGCCAGGTCGACCAACACAAGAGTGACCATTTCCAATATCTGCATCACGCGCGAACCATCACTGAAATGACCCTAGCGAGAGAGCCATGAATGGCACTCAGCACAAACGCCTGAAACCAACAACAAACAACTACCGGCTCAACGTGAACCCGCGAACCAGGGCCAGCGCAGACCCGCCGCCTCCAGGGGATTCATCACCAGTTTGTTGAGGGCCCGGCCGAGCACCACCTGCGGTTCATCCGGGCGGATTGGAATCACACGGTGTTCGTCGGAGCCCGTTCCGCGCACAACCCCTCGCCGCAGCAGCGAATTGGCCGCCTCCAGGCCGCACACATAGGCCCGCTCCTGACAAAGGCCCTTGGCGCCATGCTCCCGCTCCCCCATGCGCACCCAGTCGCCGGAGCACACCACCGCCTCAAGCGATGTCTCCAGCGGCGGGCGTTGCTGAAAGCTGCCGGGAGAAAACAACGACACCGATCCCGGATAACGCCGCACCTCCTGATCCACCACCTGCGCATGGCGGAAGGCCGATTGCACCTGCGGCAGCAACTGCTGCATCAAGGCATCAACGATCTCCTGATCGCTCTGCTCAGCAATGGCACTGGCGTTGTAGAAGTCGCTGGCGATCACTGACCCCTGCACCGGCTGATCCCCCCACAGGGCCTGCTCGTTGTCGGCCTGCAGTTGATCCAGCATGAAGAAGGTGGCGCCGGCCCCCTTCAAGGCCGCGAAACGGGAGAAGACATTGGCGGGATCGTCAACGGCAATGGAGCGATCCAGCCACAGCCGCACCGACACCACATCGATCGCGCCGAGTCCACCGGCCCGCGCCAGCTCCGGTGCCAAGGCAGCGCACTCCGCTGATCTGGCCATCAGAGACCCCATGCCTCGGGCCCCCACCGCCAGCACCACGGCATCCACGTCGTCGATCACACCCGTCTCGCCGGTCGCCAGCGATCGCGTCTCCAGCGAGTCAGTGGCACCGGTGGGGGAGACGTTCAAGCGTGAAGCAAACGTGCCGCCCAGGACCTGCAGCTGATGCGCATCGCAAAGACGGCGGCTCAGGGGGGCAAGCAGTTGCTCACCGATGCTCTTGCACTTGATCCAGCGCACATCAAAGGAATCCTGGTGCGCCAGGGCGTAGTAGTAGAGCAGCTCCATCGTCACCGCCGCCGACAGCTCCTCCGGTGGCTTGAACAGTCCCACCAGCAGGATCGGCCGCAGGAACTCGTTGATCATCCGCTCGCTGATCCGCAGTTGCCGGAACAGCGTGAGCGCATCAAGGGCGTCGTAGCACTCATACACCGCAGGGCTGCGGTTCAGATCGAGCATCGCCACCAGCAGTCCGGCGATGCTGAGTCGATCGGCTACCGGCAGGCGCTTGAAATTGTTGATCGTGGCGAAGGCCTGCCCCAACGGACTGGGCAACTGCGGGCCATCACCAAATACCGGTGCCGTGGCCTCCAACCCCTGGGGCGACCAGAAGGCACTGCTGGTGAACGGGGTGAACACATCGCTCAGCCCAAGTTCTTCGCAGAGCGCATTGATGTTGGGGTAATCCCGCCAGAACCCGCGGGTGCCGGCTTCAAACGGCTTACCGCTGGCGGTGGTCAGCGGCGTGCTGCCGGTGGGATCCGCCAGGCCATCCACAAGGGTGACGCGCACCCCGGCTTCACAGAGCGCTTTGGCCGCACCCCATCCCCCCCAGCCGGCACCAACCACCACCACATGCGAAGGGTTGGCCGCCGATTGCTGCTGCACCGCCATCCCTGACCCCGCCACCGCTGAAGGCCGACAAGCTAGGCAGGGTTCACCCTGGCCCCGAAGCCGCTGCCCTGATGTTGCGTGCCCTGCTGCTGATCCTCGGCCTCTGCATCAGCAGCACCAGCGCAGCCGCCGCACCGGTGAGCCGCGACGACCCGGAATCCGCCGATCCCGGCCAAGCCGCCATCTCCACCGCCGCAGGTGATGCGGTGGTCGTTACCGCCAATCCCCGCGCCAGCCGGGCCGTTGTGGCAGTACTCAAGGCCGGCGGTTCGGCAGTGGATGCCCTGGTGAGCGCCCAGGCGGTGCTGGCCGTGGTGGAACCGCAGAGTTCCGGCCTGGCCGGTGGTGGTTTTCTGATGCACTGGGATGCCCGGCAGCAACAGCTGCAGGTGCTCGATGGCCGTGAGGTCGCCCCCCTGAGCAGCCGTCCGGACGATCTGCTGCAGCCCTCCGGCGAACCGCTGCCCTGGCGCGAGGCCACCAGCCGCCCGGAGGCCATCGGTGTGCCTGGCACCGTGGCTCTGCTCTGGGACGTCCATCAACAGCACGGTCGCCTGCCCTGGGCCACCACGTTGCAGCCGGCCATCCGTCTTGCCCGTGATGGGTTCCGCCCCAGCCCCCGCCTGCGCCGTTCCATCGGCATCGCCCAACGCATCGGCGTGGACCACAGCCCGGCCTTTCAGGCGCTGTATCTGCCCGGCGGCCAACCGCCTCCGGCCAACCGGCCCTTCCGCAATCCGGCCCTGGCCCGCACCCTGGAGCTGCTGGCCAAGGACGGCGGCCCGTCCTTCTACAAAGGCGAACTGGCCCAGCAGATCCTTGCCGGGATGGCTGCCCTGCAGACCGACCAGCCCGACTTCCGCGGCTGGAACCCTGCCGATCTGGCTGGCTACGCCGTGGTTCAGCGCTCACCGCTCTGCCACCGGCTGCGCAGCTACCGGCTCTGCACGGTGCCGCCACCGAGCAGCGGCGGGCTGGCGGTGTTGCAGACCCTGGCACTGCTGAACCAGAGCAACGCATTGAGCGACCCTGCCGATCCGCAGACCTGGCGGCTGCTGGCGCGAGCCCAGGCCTGGGCTGATGCCGATCGCCTCTACTGGGTGCACGACCCCATGGATGGGGCCATTCCGACAGGCCCCTTGCTGGATCCCGTCTACATCCAGTCCCGCGCCATTGCCCTGCAGACCTCCCCCGCGGCTCGCCCGACTCCGGGGCTGCCCCCTGGCCTGGCGGCCTACCCCTATGCGCTGCCGGAGCAAAGCCGCGAACAGGGCACCACCCATCTGGCGATCGTCGATGGCCAGGGAAACCTCGCTGCTTACACCAGCTCGGTGGAAACGGTCTTCGGCAGCCGCCATCTCGTGGCGGGAATGGTGCTGAACAACCAGCTCACCGACTTTGCCTTCCGCCCCAGCATCAACGGCCAGCCGGTGGCCAACCGCCGCCGGCCCGGTCGTCGGCCGGTGTCGTCGATGGCTCCGATGATCGTGTTCGAGCGGGGACAACCGCTGCTGTCGGTCGGCAGTCCCGGCGGACGCAGCATCCCCCACGTGCTCAGCCGCGTGCTGCTGGCCTCCCTGATCTGGCGTGAGCCACCGACACGGGCCGTCGGGCTGCCGCATCTGTCGCGGCGCCGCAATGGATTGGTGCTGGAACAGGATCCGCCCCTCCCCTGGCCCGTTGCC
This window contains:
- a CDS encoding FAD-dependent oxidoreductase, yielding MAVQQQSAANPSHVVVVGAGWGGWGAAKALCEAGVRVTLVDGLADPTGSTPLTTASGKPFEAGTRGFWRDYPNINALCEELGLSDVFTPFTSSAFWSPQGLEATAPVFGDGPQLPSPLGQAFATINNFKRLPVADRLSIAGLLVAMLDLNRSPAVYECYDALDALTLFRQLRISERMINEFLRPILLVGLFKPPEELSAAVTMELLYYYALAHQDSFDVRWIKCKSIGEQLLAPLSRRLCDAHQLQVLGGTFASRLNVSPTGATDSLETRSLATGETGVIDDVDAVVLAVGARGMGSLMARSAECAALAPELARAGGLGAIDVVSVRLWLDRSIAVDDPANVFSRFAALKGAGATFFMLDQLQADNEQALWGDQPVQGSVIASDFYNASAIAEQSDQEIVDALMQQLLPQVQSAFRHAQVVDQEVRRYPGSVSLFSPGSFQQRPPLETSLEAVVCSGDWVRMGEREHGAKGLCQERAYVCGLEAANSLLRRGVVRGTGSDEHRVIPIRPDEPQVVLGRALNKLVMNPLEAAGLRWPWFAGSR
- a CDS encoding gamma-glutamyltransferase family protein yields the protein MLRALLLILGLCISSTSAAAAPVSRDDPESADPGQAAISTAAGDAVVVTANPRASRAVVAVLKAGGSAVDALVSAQAVLAVVEPQSSGLAGGGFLMHWDARQQQLQVLDGREVAPLSSRPDDLLQPSGEPLPWREATSRPEAIGVPGTVALLWDVHQQHGRLPWATTLQPAIRLARDGFRPSPRLRRSIGIAQRIGVDHSPAFQALYLPGGQPPPANRPFRNPALARTLELLAKDGGPSFYKGELAQQILAGMAALQTDQPDFRGWNPADLAGYAVVQRSPLCHRLRSYRLCTVPPPSSGGLAVLQTLALLNQSNALSDPADPQTWRLLARAQAWADADRLYWVHDPMDGAIPTGPLLDPVYIQSRAIALQTSPAARPTPGLPPGLAAYPYALPEQSREQGTTHLAIVDGQGNLAAYTSSVETVFGSRHLVAGMVLNNQLTDFAFRPSINGQPVANRRRPGRRPVSSMAPMIVFERGQPLLSVGSPGGRSIPHVLSRVLLASLIWREPPTRAVGLPHLSRRRNGLVLEQDPPLPWPVALDQLTPGDQPIRRQRLGSGTALLQKINGRWHGAADPRREGTALSAD